A genomic segment from Drosophila willistoni isolate 14030-0811.24 chromosome 2L unlocalized genomic scaffold, UCI_dwil_1.1 Seg72.1, whole genome shotgun sequence encodes:
- the LOC111519071 gene encoding uncharacterized protein LOC111519071 isoform X3, whose translation MQCRDVDNCDRPNWMIPWLVFTWIGVICYSNCLALVIDANVSLLVAMVISIVNWAIVMQVFLNLKNWTRQENRETINNENTANFQSTSAN comes from the exons ATGCAATGCCGAGATGTGGACAATTGT GATCGTCCGAACTGGATGATACCATGGCTTGTATTTACCTGGATTGGTGTAATATGCTATTCGAATTGTCTTGCCTTGGTGATTGATGCAAATGTTAGCCTTTTGGTAGCAATGG ttATTAGCATTGTTAATTGGGCCATTGTGATGCAAGtgtttttgaatttgaaaaattgGACACGCCAAGAAAATAGAGAAACTATTAATAACGAGAACACAGCAAATTTTCAATCTACATCTGCCAACTGA
- the LOC111519071 gene encoding uncharacterized protein LOC111519071 isoform X1 has translation MPRCGQLSSAGKEPAPKLNFRGHPCFIYLNVNEMDENQVYPFMSWAGVAASILYVFTCMLLLWGSQNDRPNWMIPWLVFTWIGVICYSNCLALVIDANVSLLVAMVISIVNWAIVMQVFLNLKNWTRQENRETINNENTANFQSTSAN, from the exons ATGCCGAGATGTGGACAATTGT cctctgccggtaaagagccgGCTCCCAAGTTAAATTTCCGTGGCCACCCTtgctttatatatttaaatgttaacgAGATGGACGAAAATCAAGTTTATCCATTTATGTCTTGGGCGGGTGTTGCGGCATctattttatatgtatttacttgCATGCTGCTCCTTTGGGGCAGTCAGAAT GATCGTCCGAACTGGATGATACCATGGCTTGTATTTACCTGGATTGGTGTAATATGCTATTCGAATTGTCTTGCCTTGGTGATTGATGCAAATGTTAGCCTTTTGGTAGCAATGG ttATTAGCATTGTTAATTGGGCCATTGTGATGCAAGtgtttttgaatttgaaaaattgGACACGCCAAGAAAATAGAGAAACTATTAATAACGAGAACACAGCAAATTTTCAATCTACATCTGCCAACTGA
- the LOC111519071 gene encoding LYR motif-containing protein 2 isoform X2 gives MSKLPKAALSLKQFMLRQEVLKLYREIFRTIRQVPDKHSQMELKAWARHDFETNRQQCDEVAIKMLIQHGRRSLTELKTSLQLSEVNGEKK, from the exons ATGTCAAAGCTACCCAAAGCGGCGCTTAGTCTTAAGCAG TTCATGCTGCGACAAGAGGTATTGAAACTATATAGGGAAATATTTCGAACCATACGCCAAGTGCCGGATAAACATAGTCAAATGGAACTTAAAGCCTGGGCTCGTCATGATTTCGAAACGAACCGCCAACAGTGCGATGAAGTGGCTATCAAAATGCTTATACAGCATGGACGTCGTAGTCTCACCGAACTAAAGACCAGTTTACAATTGAGTGAAGTGAATGGAGAGAAAAAATGA
- the LOC6646250 gene encoding membrane-bound transcription factor site-2 protease, whose protein sequence is MDPVVFFVVLTSIYGILYFFDRFFKSCMHYPYDAFLKNTGFTVNFMSVHWHTNAFNRMLLRWGSAGHSCTRNFLVRSFNVGVLFAFSLLPIGIILLIITIFNGGETATSSSSIDADAASLVQLEILLPGVNLPLQEIGYYIATLVMCLVVHELGHALAAVLEDVPVTGFGIKFYYCLPMAYTELSHDHLNSLRWFRKLRILCAGIWHNFLFASFCYLLISSVGITLSPFFVYNQNVIVTELTAKSPLRAGGGDRGLQVDNVITQLNDCAVSSEETWSSCLQKTLPVRRGYCVSADFVRQNDESIDISHHSADGRLQCCDERNPNVSCFELIEDMTAEAPAELPQHVCLHVRRTLEDVSEYCTGGDCTQGHCLRPLMPNSTAILQFKRQRLSGEQLPSVIYVGHPYDVVRSVRVSAFVPRYSALSSAWPDSWFLLLKYNVVFSIGLALVNAIPCFGFDGAHITSTVIHSFLVGRVDQHAKRDLISLIITSVGSLLFGLALLKVAWLSLLKPLI, encoded by the exons ATGGATCCTGTGGTGTTCTTCGTAGTATTGACATCGATATATGgcattttatatttctttgatCGGTTCTTTAAG AGTTGCATGCACTATCCGTACGATGCGTTTCTAAAGAACACTGGATTCACCGTGAACTTTATGAGTGTCCATTGGCACACAAATGCCTTCAATCGTATGCTTTTGCGTTGGGGCTCCGCTGGCCATAGTTGTACAAGAAATTTTCTAGTCCGTAGCTTTAATGTAGGCGTGTTATTCGCCTTTTCACTACTGCCTATTGGCATTATATTGCTGATTATAACTATATTTAATGGCGGTGAGACGGCCACGTCATCTTCGTCCATAGACGCAGATGCCGCCTCTTTAGTGCAACTAGAGATTCTGTTGCCGGGTGTGAATCTGCCGCTTCAGGAGATTGGCTACTATATAGCAACACTAGTCATGTGCCTGGTAGTGCACGAATTGGGCCATGCCCTGGCTGCAGTGCTCGAGGACGTACCAGTGACGGGATTTGGTATAAAG TTCTACTACTGCCTCCCTATGGCCTATACAGAGCTATCTCACGATCATCTCAATAGTTTGCGCTGGTTTCGCAAGTTGCGCATCCTTTGCGCCGGTATTTGGCATAACTTTTTATTTGCCAGCTTTTGTTATCTTCTCATTTCCTCGGTGGGCATTACACTGTCACCGTTTTTTGTATACAATCAAAATGTGATAGTCACCGAGCTGACCGCCAAGTCTCCATTGCGCGCTGGTGGCGGAGATCGTGGCCTACAAGTGGATAATGTAATTACTCAGCTAAACGATTGTGCCGTGAGTAGTGAGGAAACCTGGAGTAGCTGCCTACAGAAAACACTGCCCGTGCGTCGGGGCTATTGTGTGAGTGCGGACTTTGTGCGTCAAAATGATGAAAGCATCGATATATCGCATCATTCCGCGGACGGTCGTCTCCAGTGCTGTGATGAGAGAAATCCCAATGTCAGTTGTTTTGAGCTAATCGAGGATATGACAGCGGAAGCTCCGGCGGAGTTGCCTCAGCATGTGTGCCTGCATGTACGCCGCACCTTGGAGGATGTCAGTGAGTATTGCACTGGCGGCGATTGCACTCAGGGTCATTGCCTGAGACCCTTGATGCCGAATTCAACGGCCATATTACAGTTTAAGCGCCAGCGTTTAAGTGGCGAACAATTACCTTCTGTGATCTATGTGGGCCATCCCTATGATGTGGTGCGTTCGGTAAGGGTATCCGCCTTCGTGCCACGGTATTCAGCATTAAGTTCTGCTTGGCCAGATTCATGGTTTCTACTCTTGAAATACAATGTCGTCTTTAGCATTGGTCTGGCTCTGGTGAATGCGATACcctgctttggtttcgatgggGCACACATCACCAGCACAGTGATACACAGTTTCCTTGTGGGACGCGTGGATCAGCATGCCAAGCGAGATCTCATCTCGCTTATCATTACCAGTGTGGGCTCCCTGCTCTTCGGCCTGGCCCTGCTAAAGGTTGCCTGGTTGAGTCTATTGAAGCCCTTAATCTAA